The following are from one region of the Lacinutrix sp. Bg11-31 genome:
- a CDS encoding AraC family transcriptional regulator produces MNKKPTLEKISPGFGNSILAVNKLKKRKRDQAFWHFHPEIELVYVNKGKGRRHIGNHMSYFDNSQLILVGSNLPHNGFENRLTAKGKETLIQFHPDFLGKDFFSLPQMSSISLLLERAKKGLLFKPETKEKVGEKITKLTKYEGFKRVIKLLEILHILAEAEDYVLLNADGYAFEAQLQDNAKIDIVFKYVYSNFKEHISLDTIAKQVSMTVPAFCRYFKKATGKTFTKLVNEYRVVHATKLLSESKMSITDVCFECGFNNFSHFNKVFKEITGKNASKYRSEIKLIIQ; encoded by the coding sequence TTGAATAAGAAGCCTACATTAGAGAAAATATCACCTGGATTCGGGAATTCCATTCTTGCAGTTAATAAACTTAAGAAAAGGAAAAGAGATCAAGCATTTTGGCATTTCCATCCAGAGATAGAATTGGTTTATGTAAATAAAGGAAAAGGACGAAGACATATTGGTAATCACATGTCTTATTTTGATAACAGTCAACTAATTTTAGTGGGTTCTAATTTACCTCATAATGGATTTGAAAATAGATTAACGGCTAAAGGAAAAGAAACACTAATACAGTTTCATCCAGATTTTTTAGGTAAAGATTTTTTTAGCTTACCACAAATGAGTAGTATTTCGTTGCTTTTAGAGCGTGCCAAAAAAGGATTGCTTTTTAAACCAGAAACTAAAGAAAAAGTTGGAGAGAAAATAACAAAACTAACTAAATACGAAGGTTTTAAACGAGTTATTAAACTACTTGAAATACTTCATATTTTAGCAGAAGCTGAAGATTATGTGTTACTAAATGCAGATGGTTATGCGTTTGAAGCGCAATTACAAGACAACGCTAAGATTGATATTGTTTTTAAATATGTTTATAGTAATTTTAAAGAGCATATAAGTTTAGATACCATTGCTAAGCAAGTAAGTATGACAGTGCCAGCCTTTTGTCGTTATTTTAAAAAAGCAACAGGTAAGACATTTACAAAGTTAGTTAATGAATATAGAGTCGTGCATGCGACAAAATTATTGTCTGAAAGCAAAATGAGTATTACAGATGTTTGTTTTGAGTGCGGCTTTAATAACTTCTCTCATTTTAATAAGGTGTTTAAGGAAATAACAGGCAAGAATGCATCAAAATATAGGAGCGAAATAAAATTAATTATACAATAA
- a CDS encoding enoyl-CoA hydratase/isomerase family protein, whose amino-acid sequence MNYENIISASKNGITTITINRPSKLNALNKATIEELHEAFKAANKDKGVKVIIITGSGEKAFVAGADISEFANFNIENGGKLAAKGQELLFDFVENLSTPVIAAVNGFALGGGLELAMAAHFRVASDNAKMGLPEVSLGVIPGYGGTQRLPQLVGKGRAMEMVMTAGMIDANTAKDYGLVNHVVSQEELIPLAEKIASKIMRNSSVAISKAIKAVNANYKDGKDGYKVEIKQFGKCFGTEDFKEGTTAFLEKRKAEFPGK is encoded by the coding sequence ATGAATTACGAAAACATCATCTCAGCAAGTAAAAATGGAATCACAACCATTACAATAAATAGACCTTCAAAATTAAATGCTTTAAACAAAGCAACAATTGAAGAGCTTCATGAAGCTTTTAAAGCTGCAAATAAAGATAAAGGAGTAAAAGTAATTATCATTACTGGAAGTGGCGAAAAAGCATTTGTTGCTGGTGCAGATATAAGTGAGTTTGCAAATTTTAACATTGAAAACGGTGGAAAGTTAGCAGCAAAAGGACAAGAGTTATTGTTCGATTTTGTAGAGAATTTAAGTACTCCAGTAATTGCAGCTGTAAATGGTTTTGCACTTGGTGGAGGATTAGAATTAGCAATGGCAGCACATTTTAGGGTTGCAAGTGATAATGCAAAAATGGGATTACCAGAAGTGTCTTTAGGAGTAATACCAGGTTATGGAGGTACACAGCGTTTACCGCAATTAGTTGGTAAAGGTCGTGCTATGGAAATGGTAATGACAGCTGGAATGATAGATGCAAATACAGCTAAAGATTACGGTTTAGTAAACCACGTAGTGTCTCAAGAAGAACTAATCCCTTTAGCCGAAAAAATTGCAAGTAAAATTATGCGTAATTCGTCTGTTGCAATAAGCAAAGCTATTAAAGCTGTAAATGCAAATTATAAAGATGGAAAAGATGGTTATAAAGTAGAAATTAAACAATTTGGAAAATGCTTTGGTACAGAAGATTTTAAAGAAGGTACAACAGCTTTTTTAGAAAAACGTAAAGCAGAATTTCCAGGCAAATAA
- a CDS encoding HD domain-containing protein: MIDLVLIEATKAFVKKELANAEGGHDWFHIERVYNNALLISKGENVNAKIVALSALLHDIADSKFNNGDDTIGPKKARTFLFEQNVDSVVIEHVVNIIKNISFSSNIGKTNAFNSLELQVVQDSDRLDALGAIGIARAFNYGGFKNRAIYNPDIKPNLNMTKAEYKASTAPTVNHFYEKLLLLKDTMNTKTGRQIALERHNYMEAFLKQFFAECDGEK; the protein is encoded by the coding sequence ATGATTGACCTTGTTTTAATAGAAGCGACCAAAGCATTTGTGAAAAAAGAATTAGCAAATGCTGAAGGTGGACATGATTGGTTTCATATAGAGCGTGTTTATAACAATGCTTTACTTATTTCTAAAGGCGAAAACGTGAATGCCAAGATAGTAGCCTTGAGCGCTTTATTACACGATATTGCAGATAGTAAATTTAATAATGGAGATGATACTATTGGCCCTAAAAAAGCAAGAACCTTTTTGTTTGAGCAAAATGTTGATTCTGTAGTTATTGAACATGTTGTTAATATTATTAAAAACATATCCTTTAGTTCTAATATTGGAAAAACAAATGCATTTAACTCTTTAGAATTACAAGTTGTTCAAGATTCAGACCGTTTAGATGCGCTTGGAGCTATTGGTATAGCACGTGCTTTTAACTATGGCGGCTTTAAAAACAGAGCTATTTACAATCCAGATATTAAGCCAAATCTTAATATGACAAAAGCCGAATATAAAGCCTCTACTGCTCCAACAGTTAATCATTTTTACGAAAAACTATTGCTTTTAAAAGACACGATGAATACTAAAACTGGTAGACAAATAGCTTTAGAGAGACACAATTATATGGAAGCGTTTCTTAAGCAGTTTTTTGCTGAATGTGATGGTGAGAAATAA